In a single window of the bacterium genome:
- a CDS encoding FlgD immunoglobulin-like domain containing protein — MRIALSFSKAATLVVLLTLALAFTAFGQDPVTAYFEGSGTLSSTSWSAGDSLVYNGNLHSTKKLTGAKQIAVYTGKANANQVDIRWAPSGDGCETAYTGYGGVVFMQTANFMGNGYFANYYSGQIKLFKITAGVTASSGTTANVSSPPTMAAGSLFTVRVNTATGKFEYFLDGNPLGSITNTDYSLASTCYGGALLYSGAAVDNDIEEMTFSTYTPPTTTDTTAPAAATISATAASSSSITVTWTAQSDDGGPTGTGAATSYDLRYSTSTITSANFSAATKATTGTPKAPGSSESVTVSGLSASTKYYFALVIKDEVPNTSPLSNVASATTLAGGGGGGTPSTGWNSPIVDDFNRTSLGSDWSAPKFATENNELTISSANGYGLAAFARSGANKSAGADSIKLSMTMGASAIYYQTSGYIPVGFALMLDSPASTANGYWLRRSANKLSLYQITGGGTTFSSLVSETNVTKTAPAAGQKVTAIVKVSGTSLTVSHYIDDVFDATLNLTLPSAPGDTWYVGVVMYEDGVSNFNIDNYSVYLPNLGSASASRIAYISGSNQSAPINQYVADSLKVKVTDDAGNPVSNVVVDFQVTQGKGTVETGTFDGKIWKEVESGSLGISIAKDTTSATASGGHYIKTSFTSGYRYKEAVSIPVYVPEERSYYFYLRYRTTSTSRNNVIVRYGTAKTDTLYCEVTDVSGAWAWYKFPSSFKLTKGLQNIRLVIYEPGWDWDKIALIASGVTGPSGSTMGETGPNLSNVSNSAGYAAARLKFGTDADTNVVVSALGYKADGTTLLTGAPVTFTLDPTPGPAVAMIKDPELTDPILGTRDETAGATLIADIIDSYGNGVPGTTVNWSLLSGVGGSLSSATSTSDEKGQAKVTMTLGLVDTLFKVQAAATGGGGTALTNSPLTFTIKTGKPPASMTKISGDQQTGMVGVMLPTQLKVKVLGTSGGNYPNYPVTFTVKSGDGKVSSVAAPAPVSSLKVLTDTNGEAAVYLTLGDKPGTTTVEAKLQGLAAIPVQIFTATGTIGPPSILAIASGNNQNGSIGLPLADSLVVKVTDYKNNGIAGHQVSFSIIDGTGAYLETAGTRTLTRYTNGSGRAAVSLIMGSAVGEVHTVRATATGLNPEYVTFSETATNPVASRIEYFSGNAQDTTVTARLSKPFVVKVYGPFDAVIAGHTVRFKVVKGGGNFDGLSEKAVVTDVSGMAAATLTLGKTAGDSANVIEVSSYRADQPAMHLINSPLRLWASGRAGTAAKLVKLATTDNQSGPNGQELTQPIKAQVTDVYGNAIFNHSVTFQVVGSGGTFVDIDGESTVKTISTGTDGYASARWKMPTGYLGSVQVRVDALRNDGAALTDSPAFFNATSVTGDAYQMVKWSTPDTLKGIVGNAITQNVKVRITDKNGQSKTGYMVTFTVTQGAGKVNGASYVTVPTSADSGIAQITWTLGTTSGTANNVLEVRSGVVLNPLLVFKATALPDVAYQLVPDAATANQIGKVGQPLAKAVRVQVKDKYGNGVPNTPVLFHVSGVDSLRGSINGLAETTVNTDLDGYASVYWTLGKRPGSKNNAMEVSARYNSTNLVNSPYLFYASAIVGDPKLLLMASDTTLFLGITENKLGELLKARVTDEFKNPIANHSVTFTVTSNVTAGGGTLDGTVNTTATKTTDSNGLVSVQFYLGKIAGNKNNRIEATAEYNGAKLTGSPLLFLISGTPSNADNLVLSAGNAQSGTVGKFLGSELAVMARDKYNNPVKGHPIEFRIIVGASDYAALGTDTVLTKVINTDADGIARVKWRLGRTAGLDRNVVEATSTNGTAALKNSPIRFTAVAMPDITDGKRSKILAVDAAVPADGTTKASIKVSLRDKYDNAVTGKYVTLLPNDATTYITQPLTTSDVNGDAVGFATSTRAGRKWIKARDVNNNISIADSVMITFNPLGAYEIARATSNDGDAQTRNVATALPLPLRVVVRDRNGNTIANHPVTFMPTQGGGTMIDPQVIYTDSTGVAQARYKLGKSAGVNFVEARAIKNDGSGAVLSNSPVRFTEIAVANPPAKLTILGGDNQTAQPGKALPQLFKVQLNDINDWPVADVQVKFTVLVNNGAITSTNPATTDMYGQATAQAVAGSGKGNTLYSASLPSYAAISAVTFTATTTSGPASKIVYLLGGDQTGTVGRTLYTPLVVRVEDEYGNAVPDWPVMFNVVDDGTVSGKGTLDGGVTGLTATSNAQGTAIANYTLGTRAGLNKVRASAVNLNPAFIEFLLNGEADYAYTMEKIENPNLRGQVGKVMPDPIQVLIKDRYGNPARGGTVQFVVVPGSGSIEGPSVVTSGADGIASARWKLGKQGPNEALATASLPSGSPTVRFTAQGDNQNYPVFAALGSYTINEGEHLRFSVNATDADGDQIYYSAANLPDGATFEPDGSTIYWFDWTPTFDQGGKTYVPVFTVQDNQGGKAIDSVRITVTNENRAPRLVASEPATESITVKWPNSVTFSVQVEDPDNDALYYTWKVGSQAVSSSSSFTLNSQYYPQGFYLVTVEISDAAHTLTKYWSVNLQVSVEMKSFTCTSVEYEGVSLEWQTAAESDNLGFNVLRCRTEKGTYEKINSALIPPATDGKYTWIDQSAQAGERWYYKLEDISRSGVTTQHGPVVAEMPVPSKFELAQNYPNPFNPVTTIRYQLPAEGRVLLQIYNTNGQLIRTLVDGEVPAGYHQIVWNGRNDAGAPVVTGLYYYRIVANGMSVTKKMALLK, encoded by the coding sequence ATGAGAATCGCGTTGTCGTTCTCAAAAGCCGCAACTCTGGTTGTGCTCCTGACACTCGCTCTGGCCTTCACGGCTTTTGGGCAGGATCCCGTCACCGCCTATTTCGAAGGATCCGGCACTCTGAGCAGCACATCCTGGTCTGCCGGTGATTCGCTGGTCTATAATGGCAATCTGCATTCCACCAAAAAACTGACCGGGGCCAAACAGATCGCGGTCTACACAGGCAAGGCCAATGCCAATCAGGTCGACATCCGCTGGGCGCCCTCCGGTGACGGATGCGAGACCGCTTATACCGGCTACGGTGGGGTGGTCTTCATGCAAACCGCCAACTTCATGGGCAACGGCTATTTTGCCAATTATTACAGCGGGCAGATCAAGCTCTTCAAGATCACCGCAGGTGTGACCGCCAGCTCGGGGACGACGGCAAACGTCTCATCGCCGCCGACCATGGCGGCAGGTTCCCTGTTTACGGTACGGGTCAATACCGCCACCGGAAAATTCGAGTATTTTCTCGACGGCAATCCCCTCGGCTCGATTACCAACACCGATTATAGCCTCGCTTCCACCTGTTACGGCGGCGCCCTGCTCTACAGCGGTGCAGCGGTGGACAATGACATCGAAGAGATGACCTTCAGCACCTATACGCCGCCGACGACGACCGACACCACCGCCCCTGCCGCTGCGACGATCTCGGCAACGGCGGCCAGCTCCAGCTCGATCACGGTAACCTGGACCGCCCAGTCCGATGATGGCGGCCCGACCGGCACCGGCGCGGCGACCTCCTACGATCTGCGTTATAGCACCTCCACGATCACCAGCGCCAATTTCTCCGCGGCCACCAAAGCTACGACCGGCACGCCGAAAGCCCCCGGCTCGTCCGAGTCGGTCACGGTCTCCGGCCTGAGCGCGAGTACCAAATACTACTTCGCCCTGGTGATCAAAGATGAGGTTCCGAATACCTCACCTCTCTCCAATGTTGCCTCAGCGACCACCTTGGCCGGCGGCGGTGGCGGCGGGACGCCATCCACGGGTTGGAACAGCCCCATCGTCGATGATTTCAACCGGACTTCGCTCGGTTCCGACTGGTCCGCTCCCAAATTTGCCACTGAGAACAACGAATTGACCATCTCGTCGGCCAACGGCTACGGTCTGGCCGCTTTCGCCCGTTCCGGCGCAAACAAATCGGCCGGCGCCGATTCAATCAAGCTTTCGATGACCATGGGCGCCTCGGCCATCTATTACCAAACCAGCGGATATATACCAGTCGGTTTTGCCCTGATGCTGGATTCGCCCGCATCCACGGCCAATGGTTACTGGCTACGCCGCTCCGCAAACAAGCTCTCCCTCTACCAAATCACCGGCGGCGGTACGACGTTCAGCAGCCTCGTGAGTGAGACCAATGTGACCAAGACCGCTCCTGCTGCCGGGCAGAAAGTTACCGCCATCGTCAAGGTCAGCGGCACCTCCCTGACGGTTTCTCACTATATCGACGATGTGTTTGATGCGACACTGAATCTGACGTTGCCTTCGGCGCCCGGCGATACCTGGTACGTCGGCGTGGTGATGTACGAGGATGGTGTCAGCAATTTTAATATAGATAATTATTCGGTCTATCTTCCCAATCTCGGTTCAGCCAGTGCCAGCCGCATAGCCTACATCAGCGGCAGCAACCAGTCCGCGCCCATCAACCAGTACGTAGCCGATTCCCTCAAGGTCAAGGTGACCGACGATGCCGGCAATCCGGTGAGCAATGTCGTTGTGGATTTCCAGGTGACCCAGGGCAAGGGCACCGTCGAAACCGGCACCTTTGACGGCAAAATCTGGAAAGAGGTGGAATCCGGTTCGCTCGGCATCTCCATTGCCAAGGACACCACCTCGGCGACCGCCTCCGGTGGCCATTATATCAAAACCTCGTTCACTTCCGGGTATCGCTACAAAGAAGCGGTCTCTATTCCGGTCTATGTCCCTGAAGAGCGCTCCTACTATTTCTATCTGCGGTATAGAACCACCTCCACCAGCCGGAATAATGTGATCGTCCGCTACGGAACCGCCAAAACCGACACCCTCTACTGCGAAGTGACGGATGTCTCGGGCGCCTGGGCCTGGTACAAGTTTCCCAGCAGCTTCAAATTGACCAAGGGTTTGCAGAATATCCGCCTGGTTATTTATGAACCCGGCTGGGACTGGGACAAGATCGCTCTAATTGCCAGCGGCGTGACTGGCCCCTCCGGCTCCACCATGGGCGAGACCGGCCCGAACCTCTCCAACGTCTCCAACAGTGCCGGCTACGCTGCGGCGCGTCTGAAATTCGGCACCGACGCCGATACCAATGTGGTGGTCTCCGCCCTGGGCTACAAGGCGGACGGCACCACCCTGTTGACCGGTGCCCCGGTGACCTTCACCCTCGACCCGACGCCGGGGCCGGCTGTCGCGATGATCAAGGATCCCGAGCTCACTGATCCGATTCTCGGCACCCGCGATGAGACTGCCGGCGCCACCCTGATCGCTGACATTATTGACTCCTATGGCAACGGCGTCCCCGGTACCACGGTGAACTGGAGCCTGCTCTCGGGCGTCGGCGGCTCGCTCTCCAGCGCGACCTCAACCTCGGATGAGAAGGGCCAGGCTAAGGTCACCATGACCCTCGGACTGGTCGACACCCTCTTCAAGGTCCAGGCCGCGGCCACCGGCGGCGGCGGCACCGCCCTGACCAACTCGCCGCTGACCTTCACCATCAAGACCGGCAAGCCGCCCGCTTCCATGACCAAGATCTCAGGCGACCAACAGACCGGCATGGTCGGCGTCATGCTGCCCACCCAGCTCAAGGTAAAGGTGCTGGGCACGTCCGGCGGCAATTACCCCAACTACCCGGTGACCTTTACCGTCAAGAGCGGTGACGGCAAGGTGAGCTCGGTCGCAGCTCCGGCGCCGGTGAGCAGCCTCAAGGTGCTCACCGACACCAACGGCGAGGCCGCAGTCTACCTGACCCTCGGCGACAAACCCGGCACCACCACGGTCGAAGCCAAACTGCAGGGCCTGGCCGCGATACCGGTCCAGATCTTCACTGCCACCGGCACCATCGGGCCCCCGAGCATCCTGGCCATCGCCTCCGGCAATAATCAGAACGGCTCGATCGGTTTGCCCCTTGCCGATTCACTGGTTGTCAAGGTGACCGACTACAAGAACAACGGCATCGCCGGTCATCAGGTCAGTTTTTCGATCATTGATGGCACCGGCGCGTATCTCGAGACCGCCGGCACCCGCACCCTGACCCGCTACACCAATGGCTCCGGGCGCGCAGCGGTTTCCCTGATAATGGGCAGTGCGGTCGGCGAAGTTCACACCGTCCGCGCCACCGCCACCGGCCTGAATCCGGAGTATGTCACCTTCTCCGAGACCGCCACCAATCCGGTGGCTTCCCGGATCGAATATTTCTCCGGAAATGCACAGGATACCACAGTCACCGCCAGACTCTCCAAGCCCTTCGTCGTCAAGGTGTACGGCCCCTTCGATGCCGTCATCGCCGGCCATACGGTCCGCTTCAAGGTGGTCAAGGGCGGCGGCAATTTCGACGGCCTCAGCGAGAAGGCGGTGGTCACCGATGTCAGCGGCATGGCTGCGGCGACACTGACCCTTGGTAAAACCGCCGGCGACAGCGCCAACGTCATCGAGGTCTCCTCCTATCGCGCCGACCAGCCCGCAATGCACCTCATCAATTCGCCGCTGCGCCTCTGGGCCAGCGGCCGCGCGGGCACCGCCGCCAAACTGGTCAAGCTCGCAACGACGGACAATCAGAGCGGCCCCAATGGCCAGGAACTGACTCAGCCCATCAAGGCGCAGGTAACGGACGTCTATGGCAACGCCATATTCAACCACTCCGTCACCTTCCAGGTGGTCGGCTCGGGCGGCACCTTTGTCGATATCGACGGCGAGAGCACTGTCAAGACCATCTCCACCGGAACCGACGGCTATGCGAGTGCACGCTGGAAGATGCCGACCGGCTATCTTGGCTCTGTGCAGGTGCGCGTCGACGCTCTGCGCAATGACGGCGCGGCCTTGACCGATAGCCCGGCCTTTTTCAACGCCACTTCGGTCACCGGCGACGCCTACCAGATGGTCAAGTGGTCCACGCCCGACACCCTCAAGGGCATAGTAGGCAATGCCATCACCCAGAATGTCAAGGTGCGGATCACCGACAAGAACGGCCAGTCCAAGACCGGCTACATGGTCACCTTCACCGTGACCCAGGGAGCCGGCAAGGTCAATGGCGCGAGCTATGTGACCGTGCCGACCTCCGCCGACTCGGGCATCGCCCAGATCACCTGGACCCTCGGCACCACCTCCGGCACGGCCAACAACGTGCTCGAGGTCCGTTCCGGCGTGGTCCTCAATCCGCTGCTGGTCTTCAAGGCCACCGCCCTGCCTGATGTAGCCTATCAGCTGGTGCCCGATGCCGCGACGGCCAATCAGATCGGCAAGGTCGGACAACCCCTGGCCAAGGCGGTCCGCGTGCAGGTCAAGGACAAATACGGTAACGGCGTGCCCAATACCCCGGTCCTCTTCCATGTCAGCGGTGTCGACAGCCTGCGTGGCAGCATCAACGGCCTGGCCGAAACAACGGTCAACACCGATCTGGATGGCTATGCCAGCGTTTACTGGACGCTCGGCAAGCGCCCGGGCAGCAAGAACAACGCCATGGAGGTGAGCGCCCGCTATAACAGCACCAATCTGGTCAACTCACCCTATCTCTTTTATGCCAGCGCCATCGTCGGCGACCCGAAACTTTTGCTCATGGCAAGCGATACGACGCTCTTCCTCGGCATCACGGAAAACAAGCTGGGTGAGCTGCTCAAGGCAAGAGTGACGGACGAATTCAAGAACCCCATTGCCAATCATTCGGTTACCTTTACCGTGACCTCCAATGTCACCGCCGGCGGCGGCACCCTGGATGGCACCGTCAATACGACGGCGACCAAGACTACGGACAGCAACGGTCTGGTCTCCGTCCAGTTCTATCTGGGCAAAATCGCCGGCAACAAGAACAACCGCATCGAGGCGACCGCGGAGTACAACGGCGCCAAGCTCACCGGTTCGCCGCTGCTCTTTTTGATCTCCGGCACGCCCAGCAATGCGGATAACCTGGTTCTGTCGGCAGGCAACGCCCAGAGCGGCACCGTGGGCAAGTTCCTCGGCAGCGAGTTGGCGGTGATGGCGCGTGACAAATATAACAACCCGGTCAAGGGCCATCCCATCGAGTTCCGGATCATCGTCGGCGCCTCCGATTATGCCGCGCTCGGCACCGATACCGTGCTGACCAAGGTCATCAACACCGACGCAGACGGCATTGCCCGCGTCAAGTGGCGGCTCGGACGCACCGCCGGCCTGGACCGCAACGTGGTCGAGGCTACTTCAACCAACGGCACGGCGGCTCTGAAAAACTCGCCGATCCGCTTCACCGCTGTCGCCATGCCGGACATCACCGACGGCAAGCGCTCCAAGATTCTCGCCGTGGATGCCGCGGTTCCGGCGGACGGCACCACCAAGGCTTCCATCAAGGTCTCCTTGCGCGATAAATATGATAATGCCGTGACCGGAAAATATGTCACCTTGCTCCCGAATGACGCGACCACCTACATCACCCAGCCGCTGACCACGTCCGATGTCAACGGCGATGCGGTCGGATTCGCCACTTCGACCAGGGCGGGACGGAAGTGGATCAAGGCGCGCGACGTCAACAACAACATCAGCATCGCCGACAGCGTCATGATCACCTTCAATCCCCTCGGCGCCTACGAGATCGCGCGCGCGACCAGCAATGACGGCGATGCCCAGACCCGTAACGTCGCCACGGCCTTGCCTCTGCCGCTGCGTGTGGTCGTGCGTGACCGCAACGGTAACACCATCGCCAATCATCCGGTGACCTTTATGCCCACGCAGGGCGGCGGCACGATGATCGATCCGCAGGTCATCTATACCGACAGCACGGGCGTGGCCCAGGCGCGCTACAAACTCGGCAAGTCGGCGGGCGTCAATTTCGTCGAAGCCCGCGCGATCAAGAACGACGGCAGCGGCGCTGTCCTGAGCAACTCGCCCGTACGCTTTACCGAGATCGCCGTCGCCAACCCCCCGGCGAAACTGACGATCCTAGGCGGTGACAATCAGACGGCGCAGCCCGGCAAGGCCCTGCCGCAGCTCTTCAAGGTGCAGCTGAATGACATCAACGACTGGCCTGTAGCCGATGTTCAGGTCAAGTTCACCGTCCTGGTCAACAACGGCGCCATCACCAGTACCAATCCGGCGACCACCGACATGTACGGCCAGGCCACCGCCCAAGCCGTCGCCGGCAGTGGGAAGGGCAACACGCTCTATAGCGCCAGCCTGCCCTCCTATGCGGCCATCAGCGCGGTCACTTTTACGGCGACGACCACTTCTGGACCGGCCAGCAAGATTGTCTACCTCCTCGGCGGCGATCAGACTGGCACTGTCGGCCGCACCCTTTATACGCCTCTGGTGGTGCGCGTCGAGGATGAGTACGGCAACGCCGTTCCGGATTGGCCGGTCATGTTCAACGTGGTCGACGACGGCACGGTCTCCGGCAAGGGCACCCTCGACGGCGGCGTGACCGGCCTGACCGCCACCTCCAACGCCCAGGGCACCGCGATTGCCAACTACACCCTCGGCACACGGGCCGGCCTCAACAAGGTGCGCGCCTCGGCGGTCAATCTCAATCCCGCCTTCATCGAGTTCTTACTCAATGGCGAAGCCGATTATGCCTACACCATGGAGAAGATCGAGAATCCCAATCTCCGCGGCCAGGTTGGCAAGGTCATGCCCGATCCGATCCAGGTGCTGATCAAGGACCGCTACGGCAACCCGGCTCGAGGCGGTACTGTCCAGTTCGTCGTAGTGCCCGGCAGTGGCAGCATCGAGGGACCGAGCGTGGTGACCTCCGGCGCCGACGGCATCGCCAGCGCCCGCTGGAAGCTCGGCAAGCAGGGCCCCAACGAGGCGCTGGCGACGGCCAGCCTGCCCAGCGGTTCGCCGACGGTACGCTTCACCGCCCAGGGCGACAACCAGAACTATCCGGTCTTCGCGGCGCTGGGTTCCTACACCATCAACGAGGGTGAACACCTCCGCTTCTCGGTCAACGCCACCGATGCCGACGGCGACCAGATCTACTACAGCGCCGCCAATTTGCCCGACGGCGCCACCTTTGAACCGGACGGCAGCACTATTTACTGGTTCGACTGGACGCCGACCTTTGACCAGGGCGGCAAGACCTACGTGCCGGTCTTTACGGTGCAGGACAACCAGGGCGGCAAAGCCATCGATTCGGTGCGGATCACCGTGACCAACGAGAACCGGGCGCCGCGCCTCGTCGCCTCCGAACCCGCGACGGAGAGCATTACGGTCAAGTGGCCCAACTCGGTGACCTTCTCGGTTCAGGTCGAGGACCCGGACAACGACGCCCTCTACTACACCTGGAAAGTCGGTTCACAGGCGGTCTCGAGCTCCTCATCCTTCACCCTCAATTCCCAGTACTATCCCCAGGGCTTTTATCTGGTGACAGTGGAGATCTCCGATGCCGCACACACCCTGACGAAGTATTGGTCGGTCAATCTGCAGGTCAGCGTCGAAATGAAGAGTTTCACCTGTACCAGCGTCGAGTACGAGGGCGTCAGCCTCGAATGGCAGACGGCCGCCGAGAGCGACAACCTCGGATTCAACGTGCTGCGCTGTCGTACCGAGAAGGGGACGTATGAAAAGATCAACAGCGCCCTGATTCCCCCGGCGACGGACGGCAAGTATACCTGGATCGACCAGAGCGCCCAGGCCGGCGAGCGCTGGTATTACAAGCTCGAGGACATCAGCCGCAGCGGCGTGACCACCCAGCACGGTCCGGTCGTGGCGGAGATGCCGGTACCGAGCAAGTTCGAGCTCGCGCAGAACTATCCCAATCCCTTCAATCCGGTGACGACCATCCGCTACCAGCTGCCGGCGGAGGGACGGGTGCTGCTGCAGATCTACAATACCAACGGCCAGCTCATCCGTACCCTGGTCGATGGTGAGGTTCCGGCCGGATACCACCAGATCGTCTGGAACGGCCGCAACGACGCCGGCGCACCGGTGGTGACGGGACTCTATTACTACCGCATCGTCGCCAACGGCATGAGCGTGACCAAAAAGATGGCCTTGCTCAAGTAG
- a CDS encoding NapC/NirT family cytochrome c — MKLRLPDSYYNPVSYTGTVIALIALFMFVFLYVLASLSSVDRAYVGIVLFIVIPAFIILGLLLIPLGMWQFIRRRRRQGKTLEKGFPVLDLNQPEQRTATIIFALGTTIFLFLSALGSYEAYHFTESVPFCGQLCHKVMEPEHTAYQNSPHARVTCVECHVGAGANWYVKSKLSGLYQVYATLANVYPRPIPVPVANLRPARETCESCHWPQKIYGKQLRREIYFLPDENNTRWEINLLLNTGSGNAALGQSSGIHWHINPDIRIDYFAADAKRLEIPRVVMTNRKNGEKIVYDSPSAGSETAALPVREMDCIDCHNRPSHGYHDPNRFINSAMAAGEIDPALPGIKRAAVEACMTTYGTPDSAQAGIAAHLRTFGATLAGAQSPETGALIERALAGTQKAYSRNLFPGMKVSWNDYPDHIGHLNSPGCFRCHDGEHVSAQGRVISKECNLCHDIQAQGKAGAMVYSNAGSSLEFVHPEDIGDGWKEAPCSECHAQPPI, encoded by the coding sequence ATGAAACTGCGTTTGCCTGACTCCTACTACAATCCGGTCTCCTACACGGGCACGGTGATCGCTCTGATCGCCCTCTTCATGTTCGTCTTTCTCTATGTCCTGGCCTCGCTCTCGAGCGTCGACCGGGCTTATGTGGGCATTGTCCTCTTCATCGTCATCCCCGCCTTCATCATCCTCGGACTGCTGCTCATTCCGCTGGGGATGTGGCAGTTCATCCGCCGACGGCGGCGTCAGGGCAAGACCCTGGAGAAAGGCTTCCCGGTGCTCGATCTCAACCAGCCCGAGCAGCGGACCGCCACAATCATATTCGCCCTCGGCACCACGATCTTTCTCTTCCTCTCCGCCCTCGGCAGCTATGAAGCCTATCATTTCACCGAATCGGTTCCCTTTTGCGGCCAGCTTTGCCACAAGGTGATGGAGCCGGAGCACACCGCCTACCAGAACTCGCCGCATGCTCGTGTGACCTGCGTCGAATGCCACGTCGGCGCGGGCGCAAACTGGTATGTCAAATCCAAGTTGAGCGGCTTGTATCAGGTTTATGCCACCCTGGCGAATGTCTACCCCCGGCCCATTCCCGTGCCGGTGGCCAACCTCCGCCCGGCGCGCGAAACCTGTGAGTCCTGCCACTGGCCGCAAAAGATTTACGGCAAACAGCTGCGCCGCGAGATCTATTTTCTTCCAGATGAGAACAACACCCGCTGGGAAATCAATCTGCTCCTCAATACGGGCAGCGGCAATGCCGCCCTGGGGCAAAGTTCCGGGATCCACTGGCATATCAATCCCGACATCCGTATCGATTATTTCGCGGCGGATGCAAAACGGCTCGAGATCCCCCGCGTTGTCATGACCAACCGCAAGAACGGCGAGAAAATAGTCTATGATAGCCCGTCGGCCGGTTCTGAAACGGCGGCCCTGCCAGTCCGGGAGATGGATTGCATCGATTGCCATAACCGGCCGAGCCACGGCTACCACGATCCCAACCGCTTCATCAACAGCGCGATGGCAGCCGGCGAGATCGATCCCGCCCTGCCCGGCATCAAGCGGGCAGCGGTGGAGGCTTGCATGACCACCTACGGGACCCCGGACTCCGCCCAGGCCGGGATCGCCGCCCACCTGCGTACCTTCGGCGCCACCCTGGCCGGCGCGCAGAGCCCGGAGACGGGAGCGTTGATCGAACGCGCACTCGCCGGAACCCAGAAGGCCTACAGCCGCAACCTCTTCCCGGGGATGAAGGTCTCCTGGAACGACTATCCCGACCACATCGGCCATCTCAATTCCCCCGGTTGCTTTCGCTGCCACGATGGTGAGCACGTCAGCGCCCAGGGACGGGTGATTTCCAAGGAGTGTAATCTCTGTCACGACATCCAGGCGCAGGGCAAGGCCGGAGCGATGGTCTATTCGAATGCCGGCAGTTCGCTCGAGTTCGTCCATCCCGAGGATATTGGCGACGGCTGGAAAGAGGCCCCGTGTTCGGAGTGTCACGCCCAGCCGCCGATTTGA
- a CDS encoding sodium:proton antiporter, translating to MQKRLWYLAALVLCFAPSLLAGEAEAAAGGINLGEVLPVWSIIPFLGILLSIALFPLFAPHFWHHHYGKVSAFWSLVVALPFVLAYGHPALHEILHIVLIDYIPFLILLLALFTVAGGILVEGTLRGNPLLNALLLLIGTVIASWIGTTGASMLMIRPVIRANSHRRSKMHVIVFFIFLVSNIGGALTPLGDPPLFLGFLHGVPFFWTFKLLPETLFVVAMVLVLFFLMDSYLYHREKQAGTLKEPAGEKVPLRIRGAHNLIFLAGIIGAVLMSGTYHAGEVKMLGIHLGLANLFRDLVLLILVALSWATTAREVRKKNEFTWGPIIEVALLFAGIFITIIPALAMLRAGTHGHLAFIINAVKEPWHYFWITGVLSSFLDNAPTYLTFLNTALGNFYAGLPESQAIPALIAEKGIFLKAISTGAVYMGANTYIGNAPNFMVRSIAEEQGVKMPNFFGYMGYSLLILIPTFILTTFIFF from the coding sequence ATGCAAAAAAGACTGTGGTATTTGGCGGCGCTGGTACTCTGTTTTGCCCCTTCGCTGCTGGCGGGGGAGGCCGAAGCCGCTGCGGGCGGCATAAACCTGGGCGAGGTGCTTCCGGTCTGGAGCATCATCCCCTTTCTTGGCATCCTGCTCTCGATCGCCCTTTTCCCGCTCTTTGCCCCCCATTTCTGGCACCATCATTACGGCAAGGTCTCCGCGTTCTGGTCGCTGGTCGTGGCCCTGCCCTTCGTCCTTGCTTACGGCCATCCCGCGCTCCATGAGATCCTGCACATTGTGCTGATCGATTACATTCCCTTTCTCATCCTGCTGCTCGCCCTTTTCACCGTCGCTGGCGGCATTCTGGTGGAGGGGACTCTCCGCGGCAATCCGCTGCTGAACGCCCTGCTGCTGCTGATCGGCACGGTGATCGCTTCGTGGATAGGCACCACCGGGGCTTCGATGCTGATGATCCGTCCGGTCATCCGCGCCAATTCCCATCGCCGCAGCAAGATGCACGTCATCGTTTTTTTTATTTTTCTGGTCAGCAACATCGGCGGGGCACTGACTCCGCTGGGTGATCCGCCCCTCTTCCTGGGTTTTCTTCATGGTGTCCCCTTTTTCTGGACCTTTAAGCTCCTCCCCGAAACGCTCTTCGTCGTCGCAATGGTCCTGGTGCTCTTTTTCCTGATGGACTCTTATCTCTACCACCGCGAAAAACAGGCGGGCACGCTGAAAGAACCGGCAGGAGAAAAGGTGCCGCTGCGCATCCGTGGGGCGCACAACCTCATTTTTCTGGCTGGTATCATCGGCGCCGTGCTGATGAGCGGCACCTATCATGCAGGAGAGGTCAAGATGCTCGGCATTCATCTTGGCTTGGCCAACCTGTTCCGGGATCTCGTGCTGCTGATTCTGGTTGCCCTTTCGTGGGCGACCACGGCCCGCGAGGTGCGCAAGAAGAACGAATTCACCTGGGGGCCGATCATCGAGGTAGCGCTGCTCTTCGCGGGGATTTTCATCACCATCATCCCCGCACTGGCGATGCTACGCGCTGGCACCCATGGCCATCTGGCCTTCATCATCAACGCCGTCAAGGAGCCCTGGCACTATTTCTGGATTACCGGCGTCCTGTCGAGCTTTCTCGACAATGCCCCGACCTACCTGACCTTCCTTAATACCGCGCTCGGCAATTTCTACGCCGGTTTGCCGGAATCCCAGGCCATTCCCGCCCTGATCGCTGAAAAGGGAATCTTTCTCAAGGCGATCTCCACCGGCGCCGTCTATATGGGCGCCAACACCTACATCGGCAATGCCCCCAACTTTATGGTACGCTCCATTGCCGAGGAGCAGGGCGTCAAGATGCCAAACTTTTTCGGTTACATGGGCTACTCCCTCCTGATCCTCATCCCGACCTTCATTCTCACGACCTTCATCTTTTTCTGA